Genomic window (Campylobacter ureolyticus ACS-301-V-Sch3b):
CATATCTCCTACAAATACAAAATCATACTCTCCTGCGTTTAGAAAAGCTTTTTTTAGCATATTTTCTAAGTTATTTTTATCTAAATTTAAAATATCATCCTTACTTGAAAAACGCATTTTATAGGAGTTGTTAAAATAAAACTCATTAAACTCTTTTTCAAATTTATAATCTGGATGATTTAAATTTTTAGCCAATAGATCAAGTGCTAATGTTTGATATCTTTTAAGATACTCATCATCTATTTTTGGATTTTCAAAATCAGTAAAAAATGCTTTTAACAAATTTTCAAAGTCTTTAACTTGAGCATTTCCAATATACCCTAAAGATGTTTTATCGATAAATTTTTTATATTCAAACATCTGTCCAGCTGTTATTTTCCTAACCTCATAATCGTTAAACTTACCAATTCCACTTCCATTTGAAATATTTATAGCAAAGTTAAGATTTATAATATCATCAAAATTTGTAAGACCGCCTTTTTTAAAAGCTTTAAAATAAATGGTATCTTTATTTGTATTTACCTCTTTAAAATAGACTTTTGCACCATTTTCAAACTCAAATTTATATATTAAATTTTTATCGACACTAGAGCTTATTGGAGATTTATTTGCTAACTTTTTTTCTAAAATGACTTTAGGTAAATTTAGACTATCATCTTTTAAAATTTGAGCATTTTCTTGCAAAATTTTAAACTCATCTTTGCTTAAAGAAATAGGTTTTTTTGTTGTTAAATTTACTAAAACTCCACTACTTGAAATACTTTTTTTAAACTCTTTATTTATCTCATCAAGAGTTATTTTATCAATAATATTTTGACTTATTTCTTTTTCATCTTTTGGACTTAAAAAAGTTGTGTCATCTTCTATTAAATTTAAAATTTCAGAAATTATTTCAGAATTATATCTTTTTTGTTTTTTTTCAAAATTTGCTAAATTTTGTGCTAAAAGTTCTTTTTTTGCAATTAAAAAATCATCTTTATTAAAGCCATTTTTTTGAACTGTTTTAATAATTGAAATAAGCTCACTTAAACTAGCATTAACATCATCTTTTATAACTGTTGCATAAAATGAGTTTAGTTTTTTTAAATTATATAAATTTATATCATAATAATTTGTGGTTAAAAGCGTCTTGCTTTTGGACTTTCTTTTTTCGTTTAGCAAAGAAAACATTTTTGAAATAAATCTATTTTTATAGTCTTTTTCCAAATTTTCAATGCTGTTTATTTTATAAGGAGTATCCTCAAACATTATAGAAACTGAATTATTTGCTATATCTTCATCGTTTGGATTAAAAATAACAAGATCTTTAAAATAACCTATATTTTTATCCACTCTTTTTGTAAAATCACTATTTTTTATATTATCAAAATACTTTTTTATGAGAGTTTTGGCTTCGTTTTCATTAAAATCTCCAACTATTATTAATTTTGCATTATTTGGAGTGTAAAATTTATTATAAAACCCTTTTAAAAGAGCTGGAGTTGCATTTTTTATTATATTCATATCGCCAATTGGAAGTCTACTTGCATAAATACTATCTGGATAAAAATATTTTAATCCTTGATTCATTATTCTAACATAGGCATTTTTTCTATTTCTTTCTTCTTCGATGATTACCCCTTTTTCAGCTTCTAAATCATCTTTTTCAAACAAAGCCTTAAAGCCCATATTTGATAAAACACTCAATGCCTTATCTAAATTTTCTTTTTTTATATCAAGTTTATAAATAGTTTCATTAAAACTAGTTGCAGCGTTTAAATCAGCTCCAAATTTTACTCCTAAACTCTCAAGTGCTTTAATAAGGTCATTTTTTGTATAATCTTTTGTACCATTAAATGCCATATGTTCGACAAAATGAGCAATCCCTTTTTCATTTTCAAGCTCATCACTTGATCCAACCTTGAAATAAAGGATTAAACTAATGCTATCTTTTGGAGTTTGATTTTTATAAAGATAGTATGAAAATCCATTATCTAATTTGCCTATTTTTAGATTTTCATCGTTTTCAAAACCAAAACAAATAGATAAAAAAATGGATAAAATGAGAATAATTTTTTTCATAAATTTTCCTTTTTTAAAATTTTTTCTATAATAACACCTTCTTTTAAACCATAATCAATAATTATAAAATTATCAAAATCTTTTAAAATATTTTCATAAAGATAAATTCCACAAAGTAGCAAATTTCTTTCACTTAAAATTTGACTGTCCATGGCTTGCCCATCTGAGTTTTTAAGATGTGATTTTGTATTATTTAAAATAAGTTTTTTAAGTTTTTTAAAATCATCAAATTCTAAAATTTTTGAATTTTTATAATTTTGTTTTAAATTTAGTAGTTTTTTTGAAATAGTAGAGTTTAAGACAATATTTTTTGGTTTTAAATTTTTTAAAAACTCATTTGCTTCTTTTGTTATAAATTTTGAATTTTTTTCTATATTTTCTAAATTTAAAAAATTATTAAAAACTTTTATGATTCCAAATTTAAAGCTTTTAAATTTTTCATCAAGCACAATTTCACAACTAGCCCCACCAAGATCAACTATAGCAAGACTGCTAATATTAATGCCAAGCATTTCACATCTTTTATAAACTGCAAGTTTTGTTAGCTCACACTCCCTTAAAGAGCTTATTACTTCAAATTTTATACCAAACTTATCATTTAATAATTTAAAAAACTCACCACTATCTTTTGCAACTCTAAAAGCTTCGGTTGCAACAGCCAAAGCATTTTTTAAATCATAATTTTTTGATA
Coding sequences:
- a CDS encoding M16 family metallopeptidase, with protein sequence MKKIILILSIFLSICFGFENDENLKIGKLDNGFSYYLYKNQTPKDSISLILYFKVGSSDELENEKGIAHFVEHMAFNGTKDYTKNDLIKALESLGVKFGADLNAATSFNETIYKLDIKKENLDKALSVLSNMGFKALFEKDDLEAEKGVIIEEERNRKNAYVRIMNQGLKYFYPDSIYASRLPIGDMNIIKNATPALLKGFYNKFYTPNNAKLIIVGDFNENEAKTLIKKYFDNIKNSDFTKRVDKNIGYFKDLVIFNPNDEDIANNSVSIMFEDTPYKINSIENLEKDYKNRFISKMFSLLNEKRKSKSKTLLTTNYYDINLYNLKKLNSFYATVIKDDVNASLSELISIIKTVQKNGFNKDDFLIAKKELLAQNLANFEKKQKRYNSEIISEILNLIEDDTTFLSPKDEKEISQNIIDKITLDEINKEFKKSISSSGVLVNLTTKKPISLSKDEFKILQENAQILKDDSLNLPKVILEKKLANKSPISSSVDKNLIYKFEFENGAKVYFKEVNTNKDTIYFKAFKKGGLTNFDDIINLNFAINISNGSGIGKFNDYEVRKITAGQMFEYKKFIDKTSLGYIGNAQVKDFENLLKAFFTDFENPKIDDEYLKRYQTLALDLLAKNLNHPDYKFEKEFNEFYFNNSYKMRFSSKDDILNLDKNNLENMLKKAFLNAGEYDFVFVGDMSPKEFIKISKNYIGNLSTDKNQTFIKDDGIRQILGRKNFTRKYLQENSSKNSIFINSYDLKYTPKNALALSLGTDILNILLREKIREEDSMVYGIYAHNELQNKPYKKASISIYFTSDVKNINTIVKNVKNTINLLKTSYDDEKELKSVKLALKVKLEKLYQTPNFWLNQLSQDLLYKNYFYNYDEMMSLIDSITLNDIKRVVNLAYNLDNFIVKSNIYKGAK